From the genome of Vicia villosa cultivar HV-30 ecotype Madison, WI linkage group LG2, Vvil1.0, whole genome shotgun sequence, one region includes:
- the LOC131649235 gene encoding uncharacterized protein LOC131649235: MTWDKSLPDESITSWKVLGKLFSRHFTASRRHPKSEASLEAIIEEKDESLRAYIERFNKEAVQVSTTAHMKKFLLKRGLRPRSDFAKDVGIETPATLDEFFLKAQAYIQYEEKEAAHAVCNSRQEENIKGARQDDSRRRTDKKKEDNGRDPKDYKAPAGKFWEYIPLNASWERILNECANT; the protein is encoded by the coding sequence ATGACGTGGGACAAAAGTTTGCCTGATGAGTCCATCACTTCATGGAAAGTGCTCGGAAAACTCTTCTCCAggcacttcacagcctcccgaagACACCCAAAATCAGAAGCGTCCTTGGAGGCTATCATCGAAGAAAAAGACGAATCCCTCCGGGCGTACATAGAaaggttcaacaaagaggccgtgCAGGTGTCCACGACAgcccatatgaagaagttccTGCTCAAGCGAGGCCTCCGGCCACGCTCAGACTTCGCCAAAGACGTCGGAATTGAAACACCCGCCACTTTGGACGAATTCTTCCTCAAGGCTCAAGCGTACATACAATACGAGGAAAAAGAGGCGGCTCACGCAGTCTGCAACTCGAGACAAGAAGAGAACATAAAAGGTGCTCGTCAAGACGACTCTCGCCGGCGAACTGACAAGAAAAAAGAGGACAATGGTCGAGACCCGAAAGACTACAAAGCGCCAGCAGGGAAGTTTTGGGAATACATCCCACTGAACGCATCCTGGGAACGCATCTTGAACGAGTGCGCAAACACATAA